CCCCTAGACACACACTGCCATCCTGATCTTTTCTTGACATTACCCGGAGGGGCTATATGCGTGTATGCAAATGTCCAAATCGGTTCTACTGGACATTAAAGTGATTTTACCCTGCTAGCTCCCTAGCACAAAATCCGGGTAATTAACAATTGACCCCCATATGTGAATGGAGCAGAAAATTGTCCAAATGGTCGGCAAGCAAGTGAGCGTGTTGATATTGCTTCTGTCATGCGACTGGCGTGAAAACAGAAGAATACAAACATCAGAGGGTGAAAAAGAAGGATCATTTACAAAAGACGATCCCAACGAACGTGGCTAACGGGAGAAATGGAGAGAACGGGAAATTCTGCCAGTAACTTCTGTCACACCTTTGATGTGCTGCAAACAAAACAGCAGATTTTGCACATCAGCTCAGACCACCGGGACGCTCTACCCAAGCATCACCCCTCACCTAAACCGACCGGAGTATTTCTAGCAAGTGTGAACGCAGGTGTGAAAAGGCCCTGGCAGGTGTGGAGCGTGAAAACGATTCTAGATTCTTCCCTATTTCTATACGATGTTGTGCTGTGCTACTCTATGCTATGCTATACTATGCTAcgacatactgtacagtaataTGCTATTCCACAAATTGCTAATTTCACCATCAGTCCCCAGGACACCCGAGTTTCACCTATGAGTGTGGTGGTGGCCGGGGGGGGCCTCCCGCGCAGCGACAGGGAGCAGGCGGCGACGCACTCCAGCAGGGGTGTCAGCACCAACACGGGCACCATGCCCGCAACGTTCAGGGCTGCAATGGGCAGCAGGTTGCCCTTCAGGTTCAGGTTGGAGTTCATGGTCTGGATGTAGTAACTAGAGGGGATCTGAGGAAGAGGGACTCTGGTGAGACCTTCCTATAGGGGGGACTACTTAGCACAGCCTAACGGCTAGCCAAACGAGCTAATGAATCACGAGCCGTAAGCAGTCACTTTTTCTAAGAGCTCCCCCTACAGGATGATGGAGCATCAGGTAAATACcaataaataaaccaataaTCATCCGGGGAGAGAAAGCTTCTTAAGTTACAGACCGTGTCACACTCCTTAAATTCAGGTTCTTCAATAACCCAAGAAACGTACAGCCTGCCTCTTTACCTTTACAGCTGCAGGTTTAAACGTCAAATTAAAATGATTGCACAGTATAGTTTTACAGCTGCATCAGTATGTGCCATAAAAGCCCAGCTCCTCATGTCACTACGCCAATGAGATGCATATAAAACAGGCTTCTGAGGGCTGTGCAGTTTAGCAGGGGGGCTGATTAGCGGCCAGGCGCCCTCAGCGTTCTATTGGGCAGCGCTCACTGCgtccccccccctgcctgggATGCTGCTGTTAAAACAGGCCATGTGGTGTTGATGAAGGCTGGTGTGCGAGAGCCTAATATGGTGCCTCACACTGACCTTTACAAACATTTCTGTAAAGTTTcaggttcgggggggggggcaggggggtgggggtgccttAAAAATCACTTATCACTGACTGCTTGTAAGGGCCTGTCCACTAGCATGATCCATGTCTAGATAGTGAATCGAGAAAAACAAGAATGTGCGGTAGCGGGGGGGGGTTCACCCTGGGAGAGTGACTTTGCGTTTTTTTGCCAGCACTTGCCTGGGTGACACAGGCGCGGTACAGCAGCTGCAGGCCGAACAGCGGGAAAAGCCGCACCAGGACCTTGACGCTCTCCACGTGTGCCTCGCTGTAGCGCCCTCCGTTGTTCTCCTTGGCGCGGTCCAGGCAGTCTGCCACATCGCCGCCCAGGTGCCGGTAGCGCAGGCAGCACATCTTCAGCGAGTTGAGGAGCACGCCCATCATGGTCAGCAGGGAGCCACCTGTCCGCCGGAAGATACGGTAAGATTATAGCATCAGCAGGCCTAAGTGGAACAGTCCAGCTAACACCTCCACCTGTCAGTGGTACAGTCCACAGAATCGGCTAACATCACCACACCTCAGTTAACAGTCCTCACAATCACCTAATACCTCCAAGTATCAAGGATGCAAACTATCTataaatattgtatatataattataaatatattaagcTGAAATGTAAACATGCACTTTATGCTAACCGCATTCAGGAATCCTAGAATACCATTTTTGGGGCAGAAGGTGAGGTTGTTGCGCGCCATGTGAATGGCGATGAGGGCCAGCAGGATGGAGGTGAACGGGATGAGGAAGCCCAGGTTCTTCGCGATGGACTGCTGGATGTAAGCGATCCCCAGAAACACCACGGTCGAGTTCAGGTTCACCCACCAGTAGAACCTGAGAGGAATGAGAAGAAAGCATCTTTCCAACCTGGACGCCATTAACCTGCTGCTATGTCAAGCAGGAAAAAAATGCCAGTCACatgtttatatattaatatgagAAGCAGCAGCATGCTAAGAAAGTGGACAAAGTGGGCTTTAATGCTGTCCCACAAGCATGGTACTTAACCTAAACTACCATGGTAAAATATGTATTGTTTCAATATAtatgaaatacataaatatattacCATACGCAAGTACACACTTCATGTGTTTTATCCTATGGACCTGCTTATAAACACATGAAGTGTTTATTGGCCTTTTCATCACATTCTTGTTAAATCAACACCCCTCAGATCCTCCAGGGGGTGCTAACCAGTTGAAGAAGGATCGTAGCTGGTGTTGGTCACGGCCTTGCAGGTTGTAGGCGCCCAGCGGGCAGAGGATGGCACGGATGCCCCCCAGGCCCAGGGCGGCGGCCAGCAGCCCTGTGTAGAAGAGGATGAGCTGGTGCCGGCGACCCAGAGCGTGCGTGACATGGTGGGTGTCCACGTAGAAATCCTCGAAGGGAAAGGCCACCACGGGCAGCATGGCAGTGcctgtaaggggggggggggacacggagCCTTCAGCTGAAAAAGTGCTGGGCTTGGATCCTTCAACCCATTCGGGTGAACCAGAACCTCACATGACCACAAATTAAAACAGATCTCTGCATAGTGATGTGTTCTGGCATGGGGTCGATTGTAGGATTTCTTGAACCTGGGGCGGGGTGGGCACATTCATTCAGTGGAGCCAACCTTATTATTAGCcgatgatatgttttgaattgctGAGTGACAGGGAGACACTCTGGGGCCCGATGCCTCACACTTGGAGCCGTGGGCGAGACTCGCACGCTGATCCCAGAGCTGTGAGGCAGCCGTTCCAACAAATGTGCCGCCCCTACAACATAAACTTCTGCTTttagaaaacaataaaatagtGTGTGCTGATGTGGTATTTATAGATAAATAACTGAAAATGCTACACTGTACACGGAAGATAGCCAGAAACAAGTACAACTTCCCAAATATTGCATTCCTTGATAAACTTTAACTACTAATAGGGGCTTTACAAATTCACAGGCAGGTGATAATAATACGCAACTccgataaaaaagaaaaataaagagcacATTAAATGCCGACAGCAAGCGGATCCTAGACAATCTGTTAGAATTCGGGGAATATCGTGGCCCCCAAGTCGAAAGGGGgatgcattatttaaaaaaaagaaaaaaaagaacggCAAGCACAAAACGGCGCCTTTCGCGAAGAGAAGCGAGCAGGATCCGTGAGTGGAGGATCACAGACGAGGACGAGCCGTGAAAAGAACATGAAACGGAGCGAGAAAAACCCACTTCGGGATGAACGAAGAAAGCGTCAACCGAAAACGATTAAACAAATTCTATGTGGTAAATACATTGGGGGGGAAATAATGAAAGCTTTCATCAATCAGGAATCTGGCAGATTGTCACAGGCTCTTTGAAGTCTGCTGATACTGCCACTGAGGAGCCCAAACgagtaaataaaacattactCTTTACTCCAGCTTTTCTGGTTAACAGGGCATCCCCGCTGATCAAAAGAACATTAGCTTTGATTAATCAATCAATACCCCGGTGGCCAAATCCTGTCCACTGATCTTTCCGGCAGCGTAGACACGGTATGGAGGTCAGTTTCTCAGCACGTGAAACGCTTGCGGGATTTAAAGTAAACGGTGTAAATGTCACCGTTTCGTTACCATACTGCGAGGACTGGCTCAGGCAGGGACGGCAGGCAGAGTCACAGGATGCTGGGATGCTGATGCAGAACCAGAGATGTGGGATAAACTTTTGTCCATTCTGGGGTTTGCCGTGTCAAGTTGGGCTTGTTGGACGACTGAACTATTAAAAGAGCGGGCATTTTCATTGGGGGAGGAATTAAATGACACTAGAACAAACATGTTGTGTTAACAGGGTTTCCCGGAATAGGAGCGGATACAGATCAGAGAAAATCTCATCACTTTATAGCATACTCCATTTGTGATGGACAGGTGCAATACATTAATATGGATACTGGTAGatacctgcccccctccccgccccttTGTCCCACAAAGACTGTACTTGTATAGTTTCATTAAGCATGCAATAGCTTCAATTTCATTAAACTTGTTGCTTATTAATGTTTATACGTTGTTTTTATTTGTGCATGTGGCACTATACCAGCCTAAAGGGTAAATGTGGTTAGTCAAATCACCGCGGTACTGAACCAGGATTTTAATTATAAAGCCAGAGGCCGGAACAACGAGCGAATACCAAAGACTGCAGATACGCTACGGTCCACTACTAGGCGTTGAAAATGAGCTTAAACTGTGGCTCTTACGAAGACAAGACCATCTGACATTGCTGGAAGAAACCTCACTCGGAACGCCACGGGCGTCACAGAAAACTGCAGGACACCGAGGACCCAAATGCACTGCAGGAACTCGGTACCACTCTGCAGATTGAATGAACGAGGACTCAGTGCAGGCATCTCTGCAACCTGCCCTACGAAGTGCACTAAGGAGGGTGAACAGAAGTGCACTAGATTTTACAGGGCTGGAGGACTGTCCTGTTTCGGGATGCAGAGGCTGAGCATAAACACACTGGTTTGGTTAGAAATGACACGGAAGCCTACCACTTATGCTTGTCACACTAAAAAAAGTACAGAAAGTTCCCTTTGCTCCGTTTTTAGTCGCAGAAAATGCCACAACTGAGCCAGACATATGTATTAGATAGGTCTGGCATGATTCTTGTACTCCGTTTTCACCTCCTTTTAGCCCCGTAGTCCTACTGTACCAGTATTCTGACAGTTTTAAAAAGTCACCTGAATAAAGGGGGTACAGAATCCCTACAATGTAAAGCGGCAGGTTTTGTCACCCCGGATGAGGGCGCCTACCGAGCATGTAAATGACGCGCTCTGCGCACACTGGCACCTCTCAGCGCTTTAATGTCATCTCCAGTTATCCTCCATGTGGTCGCATTCATCCTGCAAATGCAAATCAACGTTATCTCACATGACGGGGAAAGTAAACTTTGCAAGTGGAGCTCGGCGGGTTCCCAGTGGAGGAAGCGGCAGCAAAAAGCGTGCTCTAATTCTGTCATTGTCTCACACGCACATTTCAAAGTTTGACTTAAGCAATTCTTCAGTCGCCTTTGTTCAATGACACTAACCATTACGGGTTTCCGGATTCGTTCCTCTGCgtttttaaagaaataaagaaaggagagaaaaacaCAGCTATTCCTAAAAGGAAACTTTGGCGTTAGTTATGCTAAGTACCGTTACACCCTTACAGTGATTGCATTTGTAGTTTTCTGTCTTTCCTTGAAATCCGCTGGTGTGCTTTACCTTTGGCATTTCGTGGAGTAACGGTATCTCTAGACTAATTTAATTcgcttttaatattaaaataaatagataaataaaatactaaGGCGAGCAGTGAGGCTTCATAAGCTAAATGATCAAAGCAAACTGTCTCATTGCCACTGGGGCATGTGCTGATTTCGGCGTTTTGTCTTTGGGGTTCCACTCATGTCTTACTAATATAGATTTGGCGGAATATGAAAGAAATCGCACGATGCATGCACTGGATACAGGCAAGGAACGGGAACCCCCCCAAAAGTCCCGTATCTGTATCACTTATGGTTAATTTTATTGGCTCCGCAATATTAATTAGACTATAGTCATTAGGCTACTAGATTACTGTCTAGATTACAAGAAACTGAAGTATCCATTTCTTTGTCCCTCGTTTACTGAATATCGCATTTCAAGACATAGTGTAGAGAAAGTTTCGGCAGTTTCTACTCCCCGCTTCCGAAccagaaacatttaaaaatcctGCAGATAAAAACTCCGCCAGAACTTCTTAATTACAGCGGCGCCTCTGACTGACAAGCTCCATTATACTGGAAATTATCCTGGTAATTATCTTCCTGAAAGGAGATTTATATTCCTATATTAAATGATCTCGGCGTATGCTATTCTTCAGCACGGGAGCGGTttg
This window of the Paramormyrops kingsleyae isolate MSU_618 chromosome 1, PKINGS_0.4, whole genome shotgun sequence genome carries:
- the slc15a5 gene encoding solute carrier family 15 member 5 isoform X2 — encoded protein: MLGTAMLPVVAFPFEDFYVDTHHVTHALGRRHQLILFYTGLLAAALGLGGIRAILCPLGAYNLQGRDQHQLRSFFNWFYWWVNLNSTVVFLGIAYIQQSIAKNLGFLIPFTSILLALIAIHMARNNLTFCPKNGGSLLTMMGVLLNSLKMCCLRYRHLGGDVADCLDRAKENNGGRYSEAHVESVKVLVRLFPLFGLQLLYRACVTQIPSSYYIQTMNSNLNLKGNLLPIAALNVAGMVPVLVLTPLLECVAACSLSLRGRPPPATTTLIVAGHACAAASVLVAGLSELCRKGHPLVEQALLGKVLHVSSMACFQLAPQYILLGVAEALVTPACSLVSFCLPPGSLRGISLHLLALSYGGGCFLGALIIQLLYLLSGGNFYPNDLSDGNLEWFFFLLAALMTVNTLVFWRISHRYQDLSRQLDQDISSSSHLDEKLQLHKSCLRFYDTVEWSYTMETTL
- the slc15a5 gene encoding solute carrier family 15 member 5 isoform X1 — translated: MVCVLLAELCERFTFFGIVCNMILFCTVKLGYDNYQAATMNLAFVGGSTLTPVFLGWFAETCLGRNKVLYLCALLHFFGTAMLPVVAFPFEDFYVDTHHVTHALGRRHQLILFYTGLLAAALGLGGIRAILCPLGAYNLQGRDQHQLRSFFNWFYWWVNLNSTVVFLGIAYIQQSIAKNLGFLIPFTSILLALIAIHMARNNLTFCPKNGGSLLTMMGVLLNSLKMCCLRYRHLGGDVADCLDRAKENNGGRYSEAHVESVKVLVRLFPLFGLQLLYRACVTQIPSSYYIQTMNSNLNLKGNLLPIAALNVAGMVPVLVLTPLLECVAACSLSLRGRPPPATTTLIVAGHACAAASVLVAGLSELCRKGHPLVEQALLGKVLHVSSMACFQLAPQYILLGVAEALVTPACSLVSFCLPPGSLRGISLHLLALSYGGGCFLGALIIQLLYLLSGGNFYPNDLSDGNLEWFFFLLAALMTVNTLVFWRISHRYQDLSRQLDQDISSSSHLDEKLQLHKSCLRFYDTVEWSYTMETTL
- the slc15a5 gene encoding solute carrier family 15 member 5 isoform X3 — its product is MLPVVAFPFEDFYVDTHHVTHALGRRHQLILFYTGLLAAALGLGGIRAILCPLGAYNLQGRDQHQLRSFFNWFYWWVNLNSTVVFLGIAYIQQSIAKNLGFLIPFTSILLALIAIHMARNNLTFCPKNGGSLLTMMGVLLNSLKMCCLRYRHLGGDVADCLDRAKENNGGRYSEAHVESVKVLVRLFPLFGLQLLYRACVTQIPSSYYIQTMNSNLNLKGNLLPIAALNVAGMVPVLVLTPLLECVAACSLSLRGRPPPATTTLIVAGHACAAASVLVAGLSELCRKGHPLVEQALLGKVLHVSSMACFQLAPQYILLGVAEALVTPACSLVSFCLPPGSLRGISLHLLALSYGGGCFLGALIIQLLYLLSGGNFYPNDLSDGNLEWFFFLLAALMTVNTLVFWRISHRYQDLSRQLDQDISSSSHLDEKLQLHKSCLRFYDTVEWSYTMETTL